A genomic segment from Chitinophaga niabensis encodes:
- a CDS encoding nuclear transport factor 2 family protein encodes MKNFLTLIMFSSFLNVAEAQTKDEAAVAQAVESLRKAMIDADKASLEKITAPTLSYGHSGGNIEDQATFIGNISSGKSDFVTMDLSAQTITVTGQTAIVRHTLSAQTNDNGKAGTVNLYVMLVWGKEGKQWKLIGRQAVKIPEKK; translated from the coding sequence ATGTTTAGTTCTTTCCTCAATGTGGCAGAAGCGCAAACAAAAGACGAAGCTGCCGTAGCACAAGCTGTAGAATCATTGCGTAAAGCCATGATAGATGCTGATAAAGCCAGCCTGGAAAAGATCACCGCGCCTACTTTAAGTTACGGGCATTCCGGTGGTAATATTGAAGACCAGGCTACTTTCATCGGCAACATCTCCAGCGGTAAATCTGATTTTGTAACCATGGACCTCTCCGCGCAAACCATTACCGTAACAGGGCAGACGGCCATTGTAAGGCATACGCTCAGCGCACAGACCAACGATAATGGCAAAGCCGGTACGGTGAACCTTTATGTGATGCTGGTGTGGGGCAAAGAGGGCAAGCAGTGGAAACTGATTGGCCGGCAGGCAGTAAAGATCCCTGAAAAGAAATAA
- a CDS encoding beta-propeller domain-containing protein, which yields MKTLILIGCLLPGVTYGQADTAKPAPKPKPAARAEVPEHLPGKGMAQHDFLFSGQWDTRKDSQTVYLIRKGHIAWQYAIPIKDAAGQLNEYSDIHLLANGNVLYAYKTGAAEVTPAKKVVWDYKCAAGSECHSAQPVGRDKVLLCVNGTPAKVLLVNKKTNKTEMEQIVQTARPDDPKSVHGQFRNIRMTQAGTYLLPHLNMGKVIEYNRQWQPILTIDAPSAWAAVRLKNGNTLISGNQHGYVKEVNAKGELVWELNKDDLPGFPLYTVHQVSRLANGNTVICNWGGFLRKEDWDKVVQLIEVTPDKKVVWALHQWKDPDLGPSSCVQILEKGAQR from the coding sequence ATGAAAACACTGATCCTGATCGGTTGTTTGCTGCCCGGCGTAACATACGGACAGGCAGACACGGCTAAACCTGCCCCCAAACCAAAACCTGCAGCCCGGGCTGAAGTACCGGAACATCTGCCGGGAAAAGGGATGGCACAACATGATTTCCTGTTCAGCGGCCAATGGGACACGCGCAAGGATTCCCAGACAGTATACCTGATCCGCAAAGGCCATATTGCCTGGCAATATGCGATCCCCATCAAAGATGCTGCCGGGCAGCTGAATGAATACAGCGATATTCATTTGCTTGCTAATGGCAACGTACTCTATGCTTATAAGACCGGCGCTGCAGAGGTAACACCGGCCAAAAAGGTGGTATGGGACTATAAATGTGCAGCCGGTTCAGAATGCCATTCTGCCCAACCTGTTGGCAGGGATAAAGTATTGCTCTGTGTGAATGGCACACCGGCAAAGGTATTGCTGGTCAATAAGAAAACGAATAAAACAGAGATGGAGCAGATCGTACAAACAGCGAGGCCGGATGATCCCAAAAGCGTACATGGGCAGTTCCGGAATATCCGCATGACGCAGGCAGGCACTTATTTACTCCCTCACCTGAACATGGGTAAAGTGATAGAATACAACCGGCAATGGCAACCCATCCTCACCATTGATGCGCCTTCTGCATGGGCGGCGGTAAGATTGAAGAACGGGAATACGCTGATCAGTGGCAACCAGCATGGCTATGTGAAAGAGGTGAACGCCAAAGGAGAACTGGTATGGGAACTGAATAAAGACGATCTGCCCGGTTTTCCGCTTTATACAGTACACCAGGTAAGCCGCCTGGCTAATGGCAATACCGTGATCTGTAACTGGGGTGGTTTCCTAAGGAAAGAAGACTGGGATAAAGTAGTGCAGCTGATAGAAGTAACACCGGATAAAAAAGTAGTATGGGCTTTACACCAATGGAAAGACCCGGACCTGGGGCCTTCGTCCTGTGTGCAGATCCTGGAGAAAGGAGCGCAGCGGTGA
- a CDS encoding chromate resistance protein ChrB domain-containing protein, which produces MKWISAHHPKIDSIASAWLILRFIDTEAVFLFAPPGEVLDKATTLGATPFNVPGTELTAYKEYCTYDYLLHKYALSDPALQEIALVIRGADKDRHDLAPEAAGLWAIASGMAENIKDDQELLQYGLRIYDGLYSWAKKGRPEKHTYDYSSLRLMEVFHQFLSLKYSERLEQPKWMTEMKSIVQDQIDTNLTMDVKALSRHLDVNPAHLSREFSHYWDGLKFGEYMRKLRIEKALALIHEQKYTLIEIAYMTGFSDQTHFGRIFRDYTGKTPSGYLKTLPPQPE; this is translated from the coding sequence ATGAAATGGATATCTGCACACCATCCCAAAATTGATAGTATTGCAAGTGCCTGGCTGATCCTCCGTTTTATTGATACTGAAGCAGTATTCCTGTTCGCGCCCCCCGGTGAAGTACTGGATAAAGCAACGACGCTGGGGGCCACACCCTTTAATGTTCCCGGCACAGAACTAACGGCCTATAAAGAATATTGCACCTACGATTATCTCCTGCATAAATATGCACTCAGCGACCCTGCTCTGCAGGAAATAGCGCTGGTAATAAGAGGTGCGGATAAAGACCGGCACGACCTTGCTCCTGAAGCGGCAGGCCTCTGGGCCATTGCATCCGGTATGGCTGAAAACATCAAAGACGACCAGGAGTTACTGCAATATGGCCTGCGCATCTATGATGGGTTATATAGCTGGGCCAAAAAGGGGAGGCCGGAGAAGCATACATATGATTATTCTTCGCTGCGCCTGATGGAAGTATTTCACCAGTTCCTCTCTCTCAAATACAGTGAAAGATTGGAGCAGCCGAAATGGATGACGGAGATGAAGTCAATCGTGCAGGACCAGATAGATACTAATCTCACCATGGATGTAAAGGCCTTATCCCGCCACCTGGATGTGAATCCGGCTCATCTTTCCCGGGAATTCTCCCATTACTGGGATGGGCTTAAATTTGGCGAATACATGCGTAAGCTGCGGATAGAGAAAGCGCTGGCACTGATCCATGAACAGAAATACACTTTAATAGAGATCGCTTACATGACGGGTTTCTCCGACCAGACCCACTTTGGCCGTATTTTCAGGGATTATACGGGTAAAACACCTTCCGGTTATCTGAAAACCCTGCCGCCCCAGCCAGAATAA
- a CDS encoding glycoside hydrolase family 88 protein gives MLQINYSLQPHQLAGPLQQFWQLSAGKILHIEKNYDPAQGAPVFTREGKYTTRGWTEWTQGFQYGSAILQFDATGDDTFLEIGRQKTIASMAPHVSHTGVHDHGFNNVSTYGNLLRLMKEERIPYNEWERHFYELALKVSGATQAARWTPIKNGGFIYSFNGPHSLFVDTMRSCRILMLSHRLGHLLQGENDVRTDLLQRAIQHMKATADFNIYYGEGRDSYDVAGRTAHECIFNVKDGNFRAPNAQQGFSGFTTWTRGLAWAMLGFAEELEFLATEPAAKEHLPWMEKAAKATCDFYIANTPSDGVPYWDTGAPHLAHFEGYLDQPSNPFNPFEPVDSSAAAIAAQGLIRLGRYLGEGKYFQAGLTVLHTLLQAPYISTDAEHQGLLLHAIYHQPNGWDYTPPGSKVPYGEACMWGDYHIRELALTVQRLIRNEPYYTFYNCVL, from the coding sequence ATGCTCCAGATCAACTATTCATTACAGCCACATCAACTGGCCGGGCCCTTGCAGCAATTCTGGCAACTTTCCGCCGGCAAGATCCTTCACATCGAAAAAAACTATGATCCTGCACAGGGCGCACCGGTATTTACCCGCGAAGGAAAATACACCACCCGCGGCTGGACGGAGTGGACGCAGGGTTTCCAGTATGGTTCTGCCATCCTGCAGTTTGATGCTACCGGCGATGATACTTTCCTGGAAATAGGTCGGCAGAAAACAATAGCGTCGATGGCTCCGCATGTGAGCCATACCGGCGTACATGATCATGGCTTCAATAACGTAAGCACCTATGGTAATCTCCTGCGCCTCATGAAAGAAGAACGGATCCCGTATAATGAATGGGAGCGGCACTTCTATGAACTGGCGCTGAAAGTTTCCGGCGCAACGCAAGCCGCACGCTGGACACCCATTAAGAACGGCGGCTTCATTTATTCCTTCAACGGCCCGCATTCCCTGTTTGTTGATACAATGCGCTCCTGCAGGATCCTGATGCTCAGCCACCGTTTGGGGCATTTGCTGCAGGGAGAAAACGATGTGAGGACGGACCTGCTGCAACGTGCCATTCAGCACATGAAAGCTACGGCAGACTTTAATATCTATTATGGAGAAGGCAGGGATAGCTATGATGTTGCAGGCCGCACAGCGCATGAATGTATCTTCAATGTAAAAGATGGTAACTTCCGCGCACCCAACGCACAACAGGGTTTCTCCGGCTTCACTACCTGGACGCGCGGCCTTGCATGGGCCATGCTGGGTTTTGCAGAAGAACTGGAATTCCTGGCAACGGAACCCGCCGCAAAGGAACACCTGCCCTGGATGGAGAAAGCAGCTAAAGCTACCTGTGATTTTTACATCGCCAATACACCCTCGGACGGAGTGCCCTACTGGGATACCGGCGCGCCGCATCTTGCCCATTTTGAAGGATACCTGGACCAGCCTTCCAACCCTTTCAATCCCTTTGAACCAGTGGACAGCTCTGCTGCTGCCATTGCGGCACAGGGCCTGATCCGTTTGGGCAGGTACCTGGGAGAAGGCAAATATTTCCAGGCAGGCCTCACGGTATTGCATACACTATTACAGGCCCCTTATATCAGTACGGACGCAGAACACCAGGGGCTGCTATTGCATGCCATTTATCATCAGCCTAACGGATGGGACTACACGCCTCCGGGCAGCAAGGTGCCTTACGGGGAAGCCTGCATGTGGGGCGATTATCACATCCGCGAGCTGGCCCTTACTGTACAGCGCCTGATCAGGAACGAACCTTATTATACGTTCTATAACTGTGTGTTATGA
- a CDS encoding sugar phosphate isomerase/epimerase family protein has translation MNLSRLCVHTITTKPLSIEEAAKCYSRENIRGITVWRDALEGRNIRATGKMLREEGLEIVSLCRGGFFPHLTAAGRKDAIDDNLKAIEEAVALGAPMIVLVCGAAKGQSLETSREQIREGIAAIEPYAKAAGIRLAIEPLHPMYADTRSAINTLAQANDMAEAFASPWVGVAVDVYHLWWDPALQQEIERCGKHLFAFHICDWRIPTRDILLDRALMGEGCIPVAQIREWVEGTGFNGFHEVEIFSTEYWSGDQQLFLQKIKHAYLHHS, from the coding sequence ATGAACTTAAGCAGGCTCTGTGTACATACCATCACTACAAAACCTTTAAGCATTGAAGAGGCGGCAAAGTGCTACAGCCGGGAAAACATCCGGGGCATAACGGTATGGCGGGATGCGCTGGAAGGAAGGAACATACGGGCAACGGGGAAGATGCTCAGGGAAGAAGGCCTGGAAATAGTTTCTTTATGCCGTGGCGGCTTTTTCCCACATCTTACAGCTGCAGGAAGGAAAGACGCGATCGATGATAATTTAAAAGCAATAGAAGAAGCGGTTGCATTAGGTGCCCCGATGATCGTACTGGTATGCGGCGCTGCAAAAGGGCAATCCCTGGAAACTTCGCGGGAGCAGATCAGGGAAGGGATAGCTGCTATAGAACCTTATGCAAAAGCAGCAGGTATCAGACTGGCAATAGAACCCCTGCACCCCATGTATGCAGATACGCGTTCTGCTATCAATACGCTGGCACAGGCCAATGATATGGCGGAAGCGTTTGCCTCTCCCTGGGTGGGTGTAGCAGTGGATGTATATCATCTCTGGTGGGACCCTGCATTGCAGCAGGAGATCGAACGCTGCGGCAAACACCTGTTTGCCTTTCATATCTGCGACTGGCGCATTCCTACACGGGATATACTGCTGGACCGCGCTTTAATGGGAGAAGGTTGTATCCCTGTTGCGCAGATCCGTGAATGGGTGGAAGGAACGGGCTTTAATGGTTTCCATGAAGTGGAGATCTTCTCCACGGAATACTGGTCCGGCGATCAGCAGCTTTTCTTACAAAAGATCAAACACGCATATCTCCATCACTCCTGA
- a CDS encoding Gfo/Idh/MocA family protein, with product MTKVHRIGIIMNGVTGRMGTNQHLLRSIVPIIQQGGVKISDTEYILPEPVLVGRNAARLQQLAERTGIPLAYTTDLDSLLSDPRHSIYFDAQTTGRRAESIRKAVAAGKHIYCEKPVAADTATALSLYELCKNAGVKHGVVQDKLWLPGMLKLKRLMQKGFFGRILSVKGEFGYWVFEGHSIPAQRPSWNYRKEDEGGIILDMLCHWRYVLDHLFGKVKAVSCLGATHIPERIDEQGKPYVCTADDAAYATFELEGGIIAQFNSSWTTRVRRDDLLTIQVDGTHGSAVAGLRECYVQHYGHTPKPVWNPDIEQPVKFFDGWAKVPEQEVFENAFKVQWELFLKHVVINTPFPWDLKEGAKGVQLAEKGMESWAKRCWINIDPL from the coding sequence ATGACAAAGGTTCACCGCATCGGTATTATCATGAATGGCGTCACGGGACGAATGGGAACGAACCAGCACCTGCTGCGTTCCATTGTACCTATTATACAACAAGGCGGCGTAAAGATCAGCGATACTGAATACATACTGCCTGAACCTGTGCTGGTAGGCCGCAATGCTGCACGGCTGCAACAACTGGCAGAAAGAACAGGCATTCCGCTTGCTTACACAACGGACCTGGACAGCCTGCTCAGTGATCCCAGGCACAGTATCTATTTCGATGCACAAACTACAGGTCGCCGCGCGGAAAGTATCCGCAAAGCGGTAGCCGCAGGCAAACATATCTATTGTGAAAAACCGGTAGCTGCGGATACCGCTACGGCCTTATCATTATACGAACTATGCAAAAACGCGGGCGTTAAACATGGCGTGGTACAGGACAAATTGTGGCTGCCGGGCATGTTGAAATTAAAGCGCTTAATGCAGAAGGGTTTCTTTGGACGCATATTATCCGTGAAAGGAGAATTCGGCTACTGGGTGTTTGAAGGCCATTCCATTCCCGCGCAACGCCCTTCCTGGAATTACCGCAAAGAAGATGAAGGCGGTATTATACTGGACATGCTTTGCCATTGGCGTTACGTACTGGACCATCTCTTTGGTAAAGTGAAAGCAGTATCCTGCCTCGGCGCCACACATATTCCTGAAAGGATAGATGAACAGGGTAAACCTTATGTATGCACGGCAGACGATGCTGCATATGCCACCTTTGAACTGGAAGGCGGCATCATCGCACAGTTCAATTCTTCCTGGACAACCCGCGTACGCCGCGATGATCTGCTCACCATCCAGGTAGATGGTACACATGGTTCTGCCGTAGCCGGTTTGCGGGAATGTTATGTACAGCACTACGGGCATACGCCCAAACCGGTATGGAACCCTGATATTGAACAGCCTGTAAAGTTCTTTGATGGCTGGGCAAAAGTACCGGAACAGGAAGTGTTTGAAAATGCATTCAAAGTACAATGGGAACTCTTCCTGAAACATGTGGTGATAAATACCCCTTTCCCCTGGGACCTGAAGGAAGGTGCCAAAGGAGTACAGCTGGCAGAGAAAGGGATGGAAAGCTGGGCAAAACGTTGTTGGATAAATATTGACCCCTTATGA
- a CDS encoding 3-ketoacyl-ACP reductase produces the protein MRKTALITGGSRGIGLGIAIHLAQRGFNLAINGVREQDAVADTITQLKSYGGEVIYCRADVGNAGQRAEMLQQVSDHYGTLHVLVNNAGVAPKERKDILETTEESFDRLMNMNLKGAFFLTQAVANRMINQQEGCIINVSSISATVASVTRPEYCISKAGLSMMTQLFAVRLGAHQIPVYEIRPGIIATDMTAGVKERYDQLIGNGLLVQPRWGLPDDVGKAVAMLAAGDLPYSTGQVIMIDGGLTLPRL, from the coding sequence ATGAGAAAAACAGCACTCATTACCGGCGGAAGCCGGGGCATAGGATTAGGCATTGCTATCCATCTTGCCCAACGTGGTTTTAACCTTGCGATCAATGGTGTGAGAGAACAGGATGCTGTAGCAGATACCATTACGCAGTTGAAGTCGTATGGCGGAGAGGTGATCTACTGCCGTGCGGATGTTGGAAATGCAGGGCAGCGCGCGGAGATGTTGCAGCAGGTATCAGATCACTACGGCACCCTGCATGTACTGGTGAACAACGCAGGTGTTGCGCCCAAAGAAAGAAAAGATATCCTGGAAACAACAGAAGAAAGTTTCGACCGCCTGATGAATATGAACCTCAAAGGTGCCTTCTTTCTCACACAGGCTGTTGCGAACAGGATGATAAATCAGCAGGAGGGATGCATCATCAATGTATCTTCCATTTCTGCTACAGTAGCCTCTGTAACAAGGCCTGAGTATTGCATCTCAAAGGCCGGCCTCAGTATGATGACGCAGCTGTTCGCCGTACGTTTAGGCGCACATCAGATACCTGTGTATGAAATAAGGCCGGGCATCATAGCCACGGATATGACAGCCGGCGTAAAAGAAAGATACGATCAGCTGATCGGCAACGGCCTGCTGGTACAACCCCGCTGGGGATTGCCGGATGATGTGGGGAAAGCAGTGGCCATGCTGGCTGCCGGAGACCTGCCTTATTCAACAGGCCAGGTGATAATGATAGATGGCGGATTGACCTTACCACGTTTATAA
- a CDS encoding MFS transporter yields MPEEKNSTRKELFRLPVIVAALGYLVDMYDLFLFSVVRVPSLQSLGLPEEEMLGKGALLLNMQMAGLLIGGIIWGVLGDKRGRLSVLFGSILIYSLANIANGLVQSVPQYALMRFIAGIGLAGELGAGVTLVTEVLPKRIRGYGTTLVATLGVIGAILAYFMADLFQWRISYFIGGGLGLLLLVLRMRVFESGIYLRTKAMQVSRGNFLSLFTHKKKLLKYLQCIAIGLPIWFVVGILITFSPEFGRAMGLNMPIVAGKAVMLAFAGQVVGDIASGLFSQFFHSRKKIIALFIGMSAIMVGIYLLLPFKEANTFYIVCVLLGFANGYWALFVTVAAELFGTNLRATVATTVPNFVRGATIPLTILFLWLKQYWGILNSAGVVGLLTVLLAVIALWWMDETFEKDLDYLE; encoded by the coding sequence ATGCCCGAAGAAAAGAACTCCACGAGAAAAGAACTGTTCCGCCTGCCTGTTATCGTAGCTGCATTGGGCTACCTTGTTGATATGTATGACCTCTTCCTGTTCAGTGTGGTACGTGTTCCCAGTTTACAGTCATTAGGTTTACCTGAAGAAGAAATGTTGGGTAAAGGAGCTTTGCTCCTGAATATGCAAATGGCCGGTCTGCTCATCGGCGGGATCATCTGGGGGGTGCTGGGTGATAAAAGAGGCCGCCTTTCTGTGTTGTTCGGCTCCATCCTCATTTATTCACTGGCTAATATTGCGAATGGTCTTGTGCAGTCCGTTCCGCAATATGCCCTGATGCGCTTCATTGCAGGCATAGGGCTGGCGGGAGAACTGGGGGCAGGGGTAACACTTGTTACCGAAGTACTGCCTAAACGCATCAGGGGATATGGCACCACCCTGGTTGCCACCCTTGGGGTCATTGGGGCTATCCTGGCGTACTTTATGGCCGATCTGTTCCAGTGGCGCATCTCTTATTTTATTGGCGGAGGATTGGGCTTATTATTGCTTGTGCTGCGGATGCGTGTTTTTGAGTCGGGCATCTACCTGCGCACAAAGGCCATGCAAGTATCCAGGGGAAATTTTCTTTCGCTCTTTACACACAAAAAGAAACTATTGAAATACCTGCAGTGCATTGCAATTGGTTTGCCGATCTGGTTTGTGGTAGGCATACTGATCACCTTCTCGCCGGAATTCGGCAGGGCCATGGGGCTTAATATGCCTATAGTGGCAGGTAAAGCAGTAATGCTGGCTTTTGCGGGGCAGGTGGTGGGAGATATTGCCAGCGGCCTGTTCAGCCAGTTCTTTCACAGCAGGAAAAAGATCATTGCTTTGTTCATTGGTATGTCTGCCATTATGGTAGGCATTTATCTTTTGCTGCCCTTTAAAGAAGCGAACACTTTCTATATTGTATGTGTGCTGCTGGGCTTTGCCAATGGTTACTGGGCTTTGTTTGTAACAGTAGCGGCAGAATTATTTGGTACCAATCTCCGCGCAACGGTAGCTACTACCGTTCCTAATTTTGTGCGGGGCGCCACTATTCCTTTAACGATCTTATTCCTATGGCTGAAGCAGTATTGGGGGATCCTGAACAGTGCAGGTGTGGTGGGACTGCTTACTGTTTTGCTGGCAGTGATTGCACTATGGTGGATGGATGAAACATTTGAAAAGGACCTCGATTACCTGGAATAA
- a CDS encoding response regulator, with amino-acid sequence MKRREGQRLAYGYILLAFLVILLVSVVLFGFFKQQRIKQLNSSVHELAHTEVNMERIEHAVQTMYEAENYFRLFTLTYQNIHFARYSKALAIVAADLDTLENKELKGMLRDKENKSSIFLKVKAATDSLLNMNQDWDTTKEREIFEPVTSAHFKQYIQVDTVYPNAVNTGKKRKLFGRVADAITNKKRNEPGPAAAPTVVRTTITADPKSTRYNRQQLENIHAYYSHLFKNIAAGNANLNKKELEMINANDQLLKTLLADLQIFKQERLKAAHQLKTALKDDISILLSKLNWETRFGALLIVLLAIAILVLIWFSYRNGLQLDHARNKAIRFSKLKSDFVASMSHEIRTPLGSVIGFSEQLGKTNLNQEQEEILDAINLSANMLLSVVNNVLDFSKLEEKKLTLEYSTFSPKKVIEDIAKGMYIQAYRKNLKLHTQCSFSENMLVEGDEFRLKQILFNLTGNAIKFTSEGSVTIKANLQPQAGKQVLSVAITDTGTGIDRKHIRHIFDEFTQVSSAQDSHAREDGSGLGLTIVKSIVDLHSGKLDVDSVPGQGSTFSFTIPYMPAAVVDQTPALPADHPLPKMMHVLVVDDNNMNRRVLEMILLKINTTFHSATNGIEALHLMEQHDFDMVFTDIQMPEMDGLTLARNIRQLKDRDKAGLPIIAITGNAVKEDLDRYLDAGINSYILKPFREKEILETLRNEVSQK; translated from the coding sequence ATGAAGCGAAGGGAGGGCCAACGTTTAGCATATGGATATATACTGTTGGCTTTTTTAGTGATCTTACTTGTAAGCGTGGTGCTTTTCGGGTTCTTTAAACAGCAGCGGATCAAACAACTGAATTCTTCCGTTCATGAACTGGCCCACACTGAAGTGAATATGGAGCGCATAGAACATGCCGTTCAAACCATGTACGAAGCGGAAAACTATTTCCGCCTCTTCACCCTCACCTATCAGAACATTCACTTTGCCCGGTACAGTAAAGCCCTGGCAATAGTAGCCGCAGACCTGGACACACTGGAGAACAAGGAACTAAAAGGTATGCTGCGGGACAAAGAGAACAAGAGCAGCATTTTCCTGAAAGTAAAAGCCGCTACAGACTCCCTGCTGAATATGAACCAGGACTGGGACACTACAAAGGAAAGAGAAATATTTGAGCCGGTCACCAGCGCACATTTCAAACAATACATACAGGTAGATACCGTATACCCCAACGCCGTAAACACGGGTAAAAAAAGGAAACTTTTCGGACGTGTGGCCGATGCCATTACCAATAAGAAGCGGAATGAACCCGGCCCGGCAGCGGCTCCGACAGTAGTAAGGACCACCATTACAGCAGATCCGAAAAGTACCCGCTACAACAGGCAGCAGCTGGAAAACATACATGCGTATTATAGCCATCTTTTTAAAAATATCGCCGCCGGTAATGCTAATCTCAACAAGAAAGAGCTGGAGATGATAAACGCCAACGATCAGCTGCTGAAAACACTGCTGGCTGATCTGCAGATATTCAAACAGGAAAGGCTTAAAGCTGCCCATCAATTAAAGACCGCGCTTAAAGATGATATCAGCATACTGTTGAGTAAACTAAACTGGGAAACGCGTTTTGGCGCATTACTGATCGTATTGCTCGCCATCGCCATACTGGTGCTGATCTGGTTCAGTTACCGCAACGGCTTGCAACTGGACCATGCCCGCAACAAAGCCATCCGTTTCTCTAAACTGAAAAGCGATTTTGTGGCCAGCATGAGCCACGAGATCAGAACACCGCTTGGTTCCGTGATAGGATTTTCCGAACAACTCGGTAAAACAAATCTTAACCAGGAACAGGAAGAGATCCTGGATGCCATCAACCTCTCCGCGAACATGCTGCTCTCCGTTGTGAATAACGTACTGGATTTTTCAAAACTGGAAGAGAAAAAGCTCACGCTTGAATACAGTACCTTTTCCCCGAAGAAAGTAATTGAAGACATTGCCAAAGGCATGTACATACAGGCTTACAGGAAGAACCTGAAATTGCATACACAATGCAGTTTCAGTGAGAACATGCTGGTAGAAGGAGATGAATTCCGCCTGAAACAGATCCTGTTCAACCTTACAGGCAATGCTATTAAATTCACGAGTGAAGGAAGTGTAACCATCAAAGCAAACCTGCAACCACAGGCAGGTAAACAGGTACTATCCGTTGCCATCACAGATACAGGTACCGGCATTGACCGGAAGCACATCCGCCACATCTTCGATGAATTCACGCAGGTATCTTCCGCACAGGACAGTCATGCCCGGGAAGACGGGTCAGGCCTTGGCCTCACCATTGTAAAAAGTATTGTAGACCTCCATAGCGGGAAGCTGGATGTAGACAGTGTTCCCGGCCAGGGCTCTACTTTCAGTTTTACCATTCCCTATATGCCTGCTGCCGTTGTTGATCAAACGCCTGCCCTGCCTGCTGATCATCCTTTACCCAAAATGATGCATGTGCTGGTGGTGGATGATAACAACATGAACAGGCGCGTACTGGAAATGATCCTGCTGAAGATCAATACCACCTTCCACTCCGCCACCAATGGTATTGAAGCACTGCACCTGATGGAGCAGCATGATTTTGATATGGTGTTTACGGACATCCAGATGCCTGAAATGGATGGGCTCACGCTTGCCCGCAACATCCGGCAGCTGAAAGACAGGGATAAAGCCGGTTTACCCATTATTGCCATTACCGGCAATGCAGTGAAGGAAGACCTTGACAGATACCTGGATGCAGGTATCAATAGTTATATCCTTAAACCTTTCCGGGAAAAAGAGATCCTGGAAACACTGCGCAACGAAGTCAGCCAAAAATAA
- a CDS encoding ferritin, whose product MLSKTIQEALNAQVALEAASSQAYLAMASWADIQPGLPGVSEFFYKQSDEERVHMLKLIKFINERGGFGVVPHLGQPIITFLSIKRVFEEFLSHEIKVSESINELVHMSLQEKDYATHNFLQWYVSEQIEEERLARTLNEKLEMIGEDKSGLYLFDRDILNFRLQQSGGGGGRGH is encoded by the coding sequence ATGTTAAGTAAAACTATTCAAGAAGCGCTGAACGCACAGGTGGCGCTTGAAGCAGCCTCCTCACAGGCATACCTGGCTATGGCATCCTGGGCAGATATTCAACCCGGCCTTCCCGGCGTATCCGAATTCTTCTACAAACAATCAGATGAAGAACGTGTGCATATGCTGAAACTGATCAAGTTCATCAACGAACGTGGCGGTTTTGGTGTAGTACCTCACCTGGGGCAACCCATTATCACCTTCCTCTCCATCAAACGTGTGTTCGAAGAATTCCTTTCACATGAGATCAAGGTATCAGAAAGCATTAATGAACTTGTTCATATGTCTCTCCAGGAGAAAGATTATGCTACCCATAACTTCCTTCAGTGGTATGTTTCGGAACAGATAGAAGAAGAAAGACTGGCCCGTACCCTCAACGAAAAGCTGGAAATGATCGGTGAAGACAAGAGCGGTCTTTACCTGTTTGACCGGGACATCCTCAACTTCCGCCTGCAGCAAAGCGGTGGCGGTGGCGGCAGAGGCCATTAA